From one Lolium rigidum isolate FL_2022 chromosome 4, APGP_CSIRO_Lrig_0.1, whole genome shotgun sequence genomic stretch:
- the LOC124649874 gene encoding acetylserotonin O-methyltransferase 1-like, translated as MASTQSKHSTKDLLQAQVDLWHHALGFVKSMALKCAMELQIPNTIQHHGGAMTPSELAIAIGLHPSKLPRLRRLMRVLTVSGIFVVHESASADKEAVYGLTPTTCLLVSDEVKSNLFPILSLMLDSTVITPFFGMKSWFLDEHSASMFKKAHGITFWEMADQDETYNQLINDAMVSDSNFLMDIILRECGDVFVGITSLIDVAGGHGGAARAIAKAFPQIKCTVLDLPHVVADAPTDDHVPFISGDMFVYIPPANALFLKWIFHDWGDEDCVKILKKCKEAIPPRDAGGKVIIVDMVVGSGPNEIVTRETQVFFDLFIMYLEGIEREEFEWKKIFMESGFSEYKIISVLGVRSVIELYP; from the exons ATGGCATCCACCCAAAGCAAGCATAGCACTAAAGATTTGCTCCAGGCTCAGGTTGACCTTTGGCACCATGCATTGGGATTTGTCAAGTCCATGGCACTCAAATGTGCAATGGAACTGCAAATCCCTAACACCATCCAACACCATGGAGGGGCTATGACCCCTTCTGAGTTAGCCATAGCGATCGGGCTCCATCCGTCCAAGCTTCCCCGCTTACGACGACTCATGCGTGTGCTCACCGTATCGGGCATCTTTGTTGTCCATGAATCAGCCTCCGCAGACAAGGAGGCTGTTTATGGACTCACCCCAACCACATGCCTCCTTGTTAGCGATGAAGTTAAATCAAACTTATTTCCCATTCTGTCTTTGATGCTTGATTCAACTGTCATTACCCCTTTCTTTGGCATGAAGTCATGGTTCCTGGATGAGCACTCTGCATCCATGTTCAAAAAGGCTCACGGCATTACCTTTTGGGAGATGGCTGACCAGGATGAAACTTACAACCAGTTAATCAATGATGCAATGGTTTCTGATAGTAACTTTCTCATGGATATCATCTTGAGGGAGTGCGGTGATGTATTTGTTGGCATAACCTCGCTTATTGATGTCGCTGGAGGCCACGGCGGAGCTGCCAGGGCAATTGCGAAGGCATTCCCTCAAATAAAATGCACCGTGTTGGATCTCCCTCACGTGGTTGCAGATGCTCCTACTGATGACCATGTGCCATTTATTTCTGGCGATATGTTTGTGTACATTCCACCCGCGAATGCTCTTTTCCTGAAG TGGATTTTTCATGATTGGGGCGATGAAGATTGTGTCAAGATACTAAAGAAATGCAAGGAAGCTATCCCTCCCAGAGATGCTGGTGGGAAGGTGATAATCGTTGATATGGTGGTTGGATCTGGGCCAAATGAGATTGTTACAAGAGAGACACAGGTTTTCTTTGATCTCTTTATCATGTATCTGGAGGGAATCGAGCGTGAGGAATTCGAGTGGAAGAAGATATTTATGGAATCCGGGTTCAGTGAGTACAAAATCATATCAGTGCTGGGCGTTAGATCTGTTATTGAGCTCTACCCTTGA